In Deltaproteobacteria bacterium RBG_16_64_85, a single genomic region encodes these proteins:
- a CDS encoding transcriptional regulator, which translates to MRTNSAPLKTLGPQAANLVTMLHERSRAVFRLEDVRDITGLSEVSARSFVRKLVDRGVAARLKPGLYVLVPFELGRERKYTGNPLVVAREIMNGEDYYLSHATAMEIHGMTTQPQLVIMVTTPKPRRALTSLGVEFRFILCRREALFGLTEHWVTKQEKVRVSDLERTVIDGLKQTEHCGGLTEVAKGLWMRRRDMNVDRLVQYARRIGVGAVVRRLGFLLETYEMAGPPDLDRLRNGLTATYVRLDPVLPAEGKRLRRWRLQLNGDPEELRAVVRT; encoded by the coding sequence ATGCGAACGAACAGTGCACCTCTCAAGACTTTGGGACCCCAGGCGGCCAACCTGGTCACGATGCTCCACGAACGGAGCCGTGCCGTCTTTCGCCTCGAGGATGTCCGGGACATCACGGGCCTCTCCGAGGTCTCCGCGAGGAGCTTCGTCCGCAAGCTCGTGGATCGGGGAGTGGCGGCCCGGCTAAAGCCCGGTCTCTACGTCCTGGTCCCCTTCGAGTTGGGGAGGGAGCGGAAGTACACGGGCAATCCTCTCGTCGTCGCCCGGGAGATCATGAACGGCGAGGATTACTACCTCTCCCACGCCACCGCCATGGAGATCCACGGCATGACGACCCAGCCTCAGCTCGTCATTATGGTGACCACGCCGAAGCCCCGGCGCGCCCTGACATCGTTGGGCGTGGAGTTCCGATTTATCCTTTGCCGGCGAGAGGCTCTCTTCGGTCTCACCGAACACTGGGTAACCAAGCAGGAGAAGGTGCGCGTGAGCGACCTGGAGCGGACGGTCATCGACGGGCTCAAGCAGACCGAGCATTGCGGCGGATTGACCGAGGTCGCCAAGGGCCTGTGGATGCGACGCCGGGACATGAACGTCGACCGACTCGTTCAGTACGCCAGGCGGATCGGCGTCGGCGCCGTCGTGCGTCGGCTTGGTTTCCTGCTGGAGACCTACGAGATGGCCGGACCGCCGGATCTGGACCGGCTGCGCAATGGACTGACGGCGACCTACGTCCGGCTGGACCCGGTCTTGCCGGCCGAGGGGAAACGTCTTCGCCGGTGGCGTCTCCAGCTGAACGGGGACCCCGAAGAACTCCGGGCCGTCGTGAGGACCTGA
- a CDS encoding hydroxyacid dehydrogenase: MYKAKAYSAAGATSPLAPATVARRDPTEQDVQIEILFCGICHSDLHQVRNEWSSLMPTVYPIVPGHEIVGRVTKAGSAVAKFKPGDLAAVGCMVDSDGTCPECRAGLEQFCPNMTLTFNSPDKHLGGVTYGGYSESVVVDERFVLRVPSNLDIAGTAPLLCAGITTYSPMRRWGITKGKKVGVVGLGGLGHMGVKFAHALGAHVVVFTTSPDKKEDALRLGVDEVVLSRNADEMRKHAGSFDFILDTVSADHDINAYLQLLRRDGNMTLVGAPPKPLAVAAFGLLFGRRSLSGSIIGGIPETQEMLDFCGAHNITADVEIIPIQKVNEAYERLLKSDVKYRFSIDMVSLKSG, translated from the coding sequence ATGTACAAAGCGAAGGCTTACTCCGCTGCCGGTGCGACATCGCCGCTTGCCCCCGCCACGGTCGCGCGGCGCGATCCGACCGAACAAGACGTACAGATCGAAATCCTCTTCTGCGGCATCTGCCACTCCGACCTCCACCAGGTGCGCAACGAGTGGAGCAGCCTCATGCCCACTGTCTACCCGATTGTCCCCGGCCATGAGATCGTCGGCCGTGTCACCAAGGCCGGCTCCGCAGTCGCCAAGTTCAAGCCCGGCGACCTCGCCGCGGTCGGCTGCATGGTCGACTCCGACGGCACCTGCCCCGAGTGCCGGGCCGGCCTCGAGCAGTTCTGCCCGAACATGACCCTCACCTTCAACTCCCCGGACAAGCACCTCGGAGGCGTGACCTACGGTGGCTACTCCGAGAGCGTGGTCGTCGACGAGCGCTTCGTCCTGCGCGTCCCTTCCAACCTCGATATCGCCGGAACCGCGCCTCTCCTCTGCGCCGGAATCACGACATACTCGCCCATGCGCCGATGGGGCATAACCAAGGGCAAGAAAGTCGGCGTGGTCGGTCTCGGCGGACTGGGCCACATGGGCGTGAAGTTTGCGCATGCGCTCGGAGCCCACGTTGTCGTCTTCACGACATCACCCGACAAGAAGGAAGACGCGCTCCGCCTCGGCGTCGATGAAGTCGTCCTCTCCCGCAATGCCGACGAGATGCGGAAGCACGCCGGCAGCTTCGACTTCATCCTCGACACCGTCTCCGCCGATCACGACATCAACGCCTACCTCCAACTCCTCCGCCGAGACGGCAACATGACCCTCGTCGGCGCGCCGCCGAAGCCTCTCGCCGTAGCCGCCTTCGGCCTTCTGTTCGGACGCCGCAGCCTCTCCGGCTCGATCATCGGCGGTATCCCCGAGACCCAGGAGATGCTCGACTTTTGCGGCGCACATAACATCACCGCCGATGTCGAAATCATCCCCATCCAGAAGGTCAACGAAGCTTACGAGAGACTGCTCAAATCCGATGTGAAGTACCGCTTCTCCATCGATATGGTTTCTCTCAAATCCGGGTAA